In Fusarium oxysporum f. sp. lycopersici 4287 chromosome 9, whole genome shotgun sequence, the genomic stretch CACAAGTTGTTGATACAAAGTGAAGTTATGGTGATTCTCAACAGACGGCTAAGCAAAGAAAGCTTCTGGAAAGACGGGAGAACACCAACCATTTGGAGTTATGAATTGGAGAATGCCAAAAAGAGCCTGGACTACAGGGGTAATGTCTTCTGTACAAGTTCTACCTCACCACATGTGAATTCAACACTCTTTCACCTTtctcacaaccaacaacccTCGGGACTTGACCGTTCCATAAACACGCCCCATTTGATCCAAGACGCTAATTCACAACAACTCACAGTCTTCCGGCCCTGAAACCAGGGTTTGAGGCGGTGCCCGGGGAAGCCAACAACAATTACCCAACTGGAAGGTGTACACACATTCCTCTCTTCCAAGGATACCAATTCAATGCCTGCCTGCAAGACCCCTCAGCCCATTCCCATTCTCCGCACGTCCCCAAAAATGATAACAACCCCGCATCATCTCCAATTTCCATCATGTAAAAAATACGTACAAAGAACTACACTTGAGCTTAACCTTGAATTCTTGGTCAAACGCTTATTATCTAGCTTATCCTGTGGGACCTGGCCCTTGGACTGTTCTGGGGTGCATGCTCCGGGGAGTAAGTACTGTACTTCAGTGACTTTGTCTGAGGGAATTACCTTGGTTACTCAGTAGCTGTCGTGTCGTGGCGCGATTTGGAGAACCAAGGACGCCGAGATGTGGGAGCATGGTTATGCTTCCTATTCTCCGTATTGTATTACGTACTCTCAACGACTACGAGTCTTGGTGAACAGTGGTGAAGTCGAGACTTGGTTGTTGAGTTCTGTGGATTCTATTACCTATTACCCCAGAATATCCGCCGTTACCGATcttgcttcctcttctcaatctGTGTTTGACTTTGTACGTAACAAGATCCGCCTCAACCTGGAGTTTGTAATGCCAACCCCGTATTCTTCCATTGGTTCTTGTCATTGAGGAAAGGGGTGAAGAGAGAACTCAATAATGTCCATCAGGTGCTCTGCCTTAAGTTGGGGCCGAGTTGTCGTCTCTCTCTCACAGTCTCTTGAGACCGAGCCGTGCACAAACCTCAGTATGGCAATCTCAGATATCTGCTTCAACCAAATCCTTAAGGCACTTGAAATAAAGGTACTAAATGTTTGACAACTCTGTGCTTTCTGTTCACACGTGACCATCTCAAGCGAAGATGCAATCTCCAAAACTCCACCATCTACCCATATTGACACATAGGGCGCGCTTCCAGGGCGTCATCTCCACACAATGTCAAGATCGAAGTGATTATAGGGCGCGATTGACTACATCTGTCGAAAAAATTTCACTCTTTGAAGTTTATAAAAGGCCATCGTAGAATATTTCGAACCAAACTGGCCTTTGTcacagccatgatgaatgtaTTGTTGCTTTCTCACCAACAATTCTGGCTTCTTGGCACAACATCCTGGCTAAGGCCAAGGACAGGGACGCTCTTGAGTAAATTTACAGCACGATGTACCCATTGGACTCATTCACCACGCCACCAAGTAACAGTTATACAGCACAAAAGATGTTCGGTTTGGCACAATATCATGCTATTATGGTATCTAACGATAAAAGGTATACAGGAGATTGGTTCTATGATATACGCTTCAAGTCAAGGCGTCTCTAATGTGCAAATGATAGAAACAAACTTCAGAACAAGACCACAGCTTTACatgatcttgttgaggaAGCGTCGCCAAGCGGGCCAAGTGGCAACCTTGGCACGGTAGGCGTTGATCTCGTCCCAATTGTGCTCACGTCGACCAGTGTCAACATCGATCTTGTCGATTGAGAGCCAACCCTCGCGCTTCCACAAGTAACCAATAGCCCAGAAGACAAGGACAACAGGCAAAGCGAGGTATGAGATGAAGAATCCCTCGACAGTTCCCATACCAGATTCACCAGGAGGAGCAGTAATAGCAACATAGAACTATTGTCTTTGTTAGCATCATGGTTGTTTGAACGCGAAATACGATAACTTACCTGAGCAATAAGGACGAGGCAGATGAGGCCGAGACTGATCCAGGAGCCGACGACACCAAAGGCGGCCCTGAAAGGAATCTCATCCAGAGTGTGGCCTTGTCGGGCCCAAGCCTTGCGGAAGCGAATGTGGGCAAGGCAGATAGAACCCCAAGTGAAAAGAGTCGAGAGACCAGAAAGAGCCAGGAGCCAGTCAAAAATCTCTCCACCCTTGGGATCAAGGTTGACGAAAGCGATGAAACCCATGAGAATGTGGACAGCGACGGAAACAAGGGGGCGGCCACCACGATCGATGTAGGCGAACATCTTGGGAGCATATCCGTTCTGAGCCATGGCAGTCAGGGTACGGGAGCCACCGTAAACGCAAGACACACCAAGAGAAAGAACGGAGACAAGGATAATGACGTTCATGAAGTGGGCGAGACCAGTAAGACCGGAGTACTCGCCGACAAGCACGAAAGGCGAGGCCTTGGCGTTGGAGTAACCGGAAATGTTGAGTCGGTCATCAGTGGACTTGATAAGAAggccgatgaagaagagaccaagaacGAAGAAGAGGGTGATACGCCAGAAAACCTGCTTGATAGCACCAGGGAGAGCCTTGGTGGGGTTCTCAGACTCAGCAGCGGCGAGACCAACAAGCTCAGTACCGGCAAAAGAGAAAGCAGCAGTGACGAAGACAGAGCAGAATCCCTTGAAACCGTTCTTGAAGGCACCGGGGTCCTCTCTCCAGTAGCGTGTGCCCCAGTACTCGTTGTATCGACCGTTGGAAGGACCGCCACCACAGACGAGGACAAGAGAGATGAACATAAAAGCAACAGTAGCTCCGAGCTTGAGGCAAGATGACCAAAACTCTTCCTCGGCGTATCCAATACCACCAAAGAtattgatgaggatgatggcaACCAAGAAGATTGCAATGAAGATTCCAGGCGAGAGCTCATCATTCCAATATTCAATACAGACAGCACAGATTGTCAGTTCGAGTGGTAAAACGGTAGCCCATTGTGCGACATAGTTCCAACCCATGGCAAAACCCCAAGAAGGATCGATAAAGCGAGACGAGTAGATATAGAAACCACCAGACACAGGATACATGACGGCAAGTTCACCGAGAGCGAAGACTATTAGACAGATGTTAGTTTTTTTGTTGGGAGTGTGGAGCGAAGTAAGTGTAACATACCAACGTTGAAGATCATAGCACCGATAATGATGAAGTCAATGAGAACAGATCCAGGACCCTTGAGCCAGCACGTTAGTATCAGACACGGACAGCATAGACGGGTAGCGACTTACGCCAGTGTAGAGGGCCTTTCCTGAACCGACGAAGAAACCGGCACCAATAGAACCACCAATGGCGATCATctgaagatggcgaggcTTCATACGACGATCAAGCTCATTGTCACCAGTGTACTTGCGGCGCTGGAAGGACTCGAGAGTGAGACCATTCCGAGTCCAGTAGCTCTCCTCCTGGAAAGCGAAGCCGCCACCAGTCTGGACATCGCCAGGGTGCTCAGTGACGGTGGTGCCCTTCTCTTGGGACACATTTGTCGGGTTGTCGCTGGAACTCTTTGATTCCATCTTGACGTTTCCCCTGTGGGTAACTCTTGTAGAGTCCGGGATTAAGGAATGATAAGAAAGGTCAAGTGACCTTGGTCttttggaagaagaagaaacggTGATGGACGGAATCAACGGTTATCGACGAGGGAAACGAGTCTTCTTAAATATAAGTTGGAGGAGGGAGAAGACGACCCGGGGTCTCATTAGAGTCGGTGCGCTAGAGGCGAAGACGGCCGCCATAGTGGAAAGGATGGATTCGTTCGACTCGTGGTTCTAGTGAGGCCCCGGGTTTGACTAGGCTGCTGGGCAGGCCCCTAGTTTCCTGTACGTCGCCGATCACCAACAAGTTGGAAGCTCTCAAGCGTAGAACTGCAGTGGAGAGGGTCCGAAGTGCCAAGAGCCGCGATACGGAGGAACATGGATGATTGGGGTAGGTCGAAAGATTCAGATGGCGGAGCGGAGTCCATCACCGACATACGACCAGGACAAGGCGAAGGGAAGGAAGGGGCAACAAGCTTCCGATTCGATAGATTCAATATCGATGTCGCGGTTATGCACACCCCTTGTTTCGTGGGAAAGAACGACGCATGCAATGAGAATGAGATTTGGGAAGAGGCAACAGTAACAGCAAAAGGACTGGGGAAGTCGCAGCCACGATCCATGCTTCCCGTGCCGCCTCATCAAAGCGCATGGAATTACTCTCTCTCTCTTACACCCCACAGGCTCACTTCTACCNNNNNNNNNNNNNNNNNNNNNNNNNNNNNNNNNNNNNNNNNNNNNNNNNNNNNNNNNNNNNNNNNNNNNNNNNNNNNNNNNNNNNNNNNNNNNNNNNNNNNNNNNNNNNNNNNNNNNNNNNNNNNNNNNNNNNNNNNNNNNNNNNNNNNNNNNNNNNNNNNNNNNNNNNNGCTCCTCGTAAGAAGGACTCGACCGTTTCTGAGACATTTCGTAGGCAATGACCAGGGGAAACAAGAGAGAGCTCAAGCCATGCAAGACGATCAACCTAATTCAAGGTAAAGTGGAGATTTGGAGAGGAACGATATCCTTGAAAGACGCTAAACCTTACTCCACTTCCGAATGAAGGTACCGGTACATTGAAGAGGTACCTCCCGCTCCTGCCTGCCATACTTTGCCCCATCGTCACTTCTGACATTGGTGAAAGGCAAATAATGCCCCTCTTTGGTTTCTTAATTCTTCTCAGGTTCATTGAGAAAAGCCGAGATCTAGCCATTGCTATCTTTGTAATCTTTTACTGAATGATACTCTTACCATACGAAAACTCTCATACAATCATCAACACATGATGAGACTCGGACCATGTTTTTTGACTCTTCTGGCATCCAATATTAAACCTCAGCTGCCAAGCTTTCACTATCTCTCAGTCAGCAATAGACACATGCAATCGTGTATGCACAGAGCGAACTTTTGTTCCTCCTCAGAGATGCGTAGAGGTTTGGGGTCCGTAGGTAACCAACACCATGTGGCAGACATTGCGGAGACACAAGAAGAGCAATTACAGTGGAATCCTCCAATCAACATTCCCATATAGGTATTCGGGCCAGATATCAACCTGACGCCGTTTCGGGAGTCTCTTGTTACCGAAACACTGGCTCAGTATGATTCCAAGCAGCTTGGCATCGGTCTCGATGATACCCAAATTACCCATCTCGTACTGCCCCCACCTGCTCTCTTAGGTGATACTGTCACCTCATGTCAGTCTTTCGGTAACTCGTGTTCGATATGAGACTGCCTGAATTGATCCCTTGGGGCCACTCGTGCTGTTCCTCGGTTTCACGACTCTTCACTCGTGCGATTCGCAGGTGATTTTAGAGTATGACAGGGCTAATTGGCGCCTCCTACCACATCTTGCAGAACGTGACAGGGGGTGGGAAGCATGCCGAGAAAATAGCTTTCTTCTAGAAGGGTGGCGCAGTGACGAAGTGTGCATTACCTTGCTGTTTGGCTTCCCAATTGGCGCTAATGAAACCAAAAAGGACCTGCAGTCATCAGCACACGTCGATCGAACGAGTGAAAGGTTGATGAAGGGAAAGGTCAAAATGCTGAGTTGGTCGAAGTTTACAGACCCCGGGCATTTCCCACCGTGGTGCGACATCAGCTATCTTTGAGGAAGGGACTGCGATAACACCAACTCAACAGCAAAATCGCGGTTGCAAAACGGTCCCCAGCCCATGTTTCCCACTATTGATAGCGGTGCGCGGTTGTTTTTGCCGCCGCGGCAGCGGGCTTCCCAGAAAGCGTTCAGCTTCAAAGATGTACCTACAGTACATTACGTTTTATACTCCAGATTCTGAAATCTTGCTTTGAATCCCATCTACGGGGTAATACGTAACAGTTTGCTCTCAACTGCCTTACCCCGTGGGCAAATCGCCATGAATCTGGGGAGAGCTCCATCGTCCTCAGACAGAACCACCAGCAACTGTCCTTTGAGGAAGTCGCTCAAAGTTTTGTACGTAATACAATTCTTCTGACGAGATTTTTGTGGCCATTGCTGTTGAGGCCCCGTTGTTTTGACTTGAAGCATGGAGCACGGGCATGACAAGGCCGGACATGACCGGCTGGGCACCCTGACAGTCCCCGCAAGACCAGTTCCAGCGTTATCAAATGTTGCCCCTGACCTTGCAAGTTATTGTGTCCATTACATGAAGACACGCGACTCAGCTTGAAGTGACAATAAGAGAACAGTCACCATATCAAACGGTAATCGATAACCGAGTTGGAAGCTTTTGTTAGTGTCTTTTGCATTACCCGTCCCGAGTCAGCCGATTTCACGGGCCGATGAGAGGAAAATTATTACCTGCAATAACCTGCGGCGCATTCTTCATTTGGCTGAAGAGCCGCAGGGGTTGTTTTAAGCATTAAGCTTACCTTCAATGAGCCACACCTGACAACCCAAAAGTCAGTGTGTAATTACCCTAGCTGCAGGTGCTACACTGTACAGTACATTGGATGGTAAACAGCGAGTGCTGACTGGCATGTGTTGGACTAATTCTCGGTTGATAGTTACTTGCAAAGCTTGTTACACTGACCAGTTACACAGCACCAGCTGCTCGAAGATGTCCTCTATTCATTAAGAAAGCCGGCACAGATCTGCTTTCTGCCAAAGCCAAGAGATACATCAAGCTTCACAACGCAAATGCAACCACCCATCGGAATTCCGATGCAATCTGGTGCAAATCAGTCAGCCTTGCATAATTTCTGGAAAACGTCGATACAGGGTAGCAATTCTGTCGTGTAGGTCAGCAATTTCGAAACTGTCGAATCAGAATGATATCTGACTCTGACGCGTATCTCGAGTGTTTAGTCCCAATACAGCAGGTTGGTTGAATCGGCCGCTGACCTTCCGCTCTAGGCATGTCTCTGCGCCGTAAAACTTTATTGCGGCGTGTCTTAGTCCCTTATCACTTGGCAATGGGTGATAACGAGCTGTTACTTGTCGAGCAAGGGGCAAGTAAGCTGTTGCATATATAAACCCCCAGTTCCGCCAAGACTCGAGCCAAGACTGTTTGCAAGATGACCGCTACACTTCAGGCTGTTCATACGCTACTTGCCTATGGTACAGAGTACCTAGGTACAGCATGAAGCTTACCCTATCTGCCTCGGTTACGTGACCTCCCGTCGATCCCGTCGCCCCTATCATCTCTGGGCTTTTCGACCCTGCAGCATGTAGCTGTACCTACGCCGTATTGCTCACGACCCTCCGACCAGACGCAAATGCCTCTGCAAATCATGTCGTCAGAAGACTAAGGCTGTTACGCTTAATGACCTGTTCGCCCCACGGATTGACCTTATCTAAACGACACCTCGCCCGCCGAATACAAATGCATCTAGAAGTTCCAAATCGCCAAGACGAACGAGTTGGCAGAAATCGGGGGTCGTGGGGTGGTCCTTGGCATTGGGGCTTGTTGCGGGCGCTGGTTATGTCACGGTAACGCTGTGCTTTGGCCACTTCGGCGATGCCGCTGTTCGCGGTTGAACTCTGGGTATGTCGCAGTGGGATGCAGGGTAATTGAGATAAAAAATGCTATTGTCGAGCTCTGTCAAGCCATTGAACTAGGTGGTTATTCAGGCTAAGAGATGGTAGAGAGCTGGCTGTTCTATCTTTGGAAGATGTTGGTGTCTTGGCCAGATATTGTGCATGGCCAAGACGGATGGCTGTTCCAGGGTAAGAGGAGTAATCTCGCTGTCACATCTGATGCCTAGCACGCCGAGATTTTGGCAGAACAATGGAATTGTTCTTTTGGAGAAGTACACTTGATTGGCCATGAATTTGACTTCATTGCTTTAATTTTGTACAAGTCGATACCTGTCTTTCCGGGTATGGTGAGTATGGTTTTATGTACATCCTGTAAATGGATGGTTCGAGAGTCACGACTTTTCAGCATTATATGGTAGTCCTTGGACAGCATGGGAAACTGCTCCTCCTCGCTGGCGAATTCATTGTTGAATGCGCTCTCTGGACCCGGTACGTATTCTCTAAGCATAGTAGCCACTCCTGTTATATTCAGCTTTATGTCTCCGGAAATAGTGCCCTTGAAGTCTCTCGAATGCTTGTTAAACTTTGTCATATTTCAGCGAGAAGTATCAAGCCAATGGATTGACAATGACTGTGTGGCCAACTTGTCAAAGTCGGGATATGCGAGGACAGACAGATAAGGCCATCGACATACCAACCCATAGATATCCGCAATTGCTTGATAGCTTTAGCATCCAAGAGGACCTGAGACTTGAACTTCACAGCCAATACTAGGTGTATAAAGAACCTAATATGCCCTCAATCTGGCTAAAAATTGTATTCCTATGACATACGGTCGCCGTTTTGAAAATGTAAACAGCCTCTCGAGGACACGAGTATCTGGTGCTGTTATTTCTAATAGAGAATGAGCCACCAAATAAGTGCCTCTGTGTTTCTGAAGGCCGAGATAACCTCAAT encodes the following:
- a CDS encoding hypothetical protein (At least one base has a quality score < 10); protein product: MESKSSSDNPTNVSQEKGTTVTEHPGDVQTGGGFAFQEESYWTRNGLTLESFQRRKYTGDNELDRRMKPRHLQMIAIGGSIGAGFFVGSGKALYTGGPGSVLIDFIIIGAMIFNVVFALGELAVMYPVSGGFYIYSSRFIDPSWGFAMGWNYVAQWATVLPLELTICAVCIEYWNDELSPGIFIAIFLVAIILINIFGGIGYAEEEFWSSCLKLGATVAFMFISLVLVCGGGPSNGRYNEYWGTRYWREDPGAFKNGFKGFCSVFVTAAFSFAGTELVGLAAAESENPTKALPGAIKQVFWRITLFFVLGLFFIGLLIKSTDDRLNISGYSNAKASPFVLVGEYSGLTGLAHFMNVIILVSVLSLGVSCVYGGSRTLTAMAQNGYAPKMFAYIDRGGRPLVSVAVHILMGFIAFVNLDPKGGEIFDWLLALSGLSTLFTWGSICLAHIRFRKAWARQGHTLDEIPFRAAFGVVGSWISLGLICLVLIAQFYVAITAPPGESGMGTVEGFFISYLALPVVLVFWAIGYLWKREGWLSIDKIDVDTGRREHNWDEINAYRAKVATWPAWRRFLNKIM